A region of Beijerinckia sp. 28-YEA-48 DNA encodes the following proteins:
- a CDS encoding porin yields MSCGLRQRRGSGFTFPEAIPIEYVRICHCYGPIYYWIWGVDTCLKAGCRGDDVGAPPGRGQAMASRWDPFVRRCRRRLLAVRPADVLLESGRRRSSLFPYCLLPSRRFGVDRDPAPNE; encoded by the coding sequence GTGTCTTGTGGCCTGCGGCAGAGACGAGGCAGCGGATTTACATTTCCAGAAGCCATCCCAATTGAATATGTACGCATTTGTCATTGTTATGGCCCCATTTATTACTGGATCTGGGGCGTGGATACTTGTCTGAAGGCTGGGTGTAGGGGCGATGATGTAGGTGCGCCGCCGGGAAGGGGGCAGGCGATGGCCTCGCGATGGGACCCATTCGTTCGCCGATGCCGTCGGCGGTTATTGGCGGTAAGGCCCGCTGACGTGCTGCTCGAGTCGGGGAGGCGACGCTCTTCCCTCTTTCCCTATTGCCTCTTGCCCTCTCGGCGTTTTGGCGTCGACCGCGACCCTGCTCCCAACGAATAG
- a CDS encoding porin: MKHLKMVLASSAAGLLSVAAAQAADLPSRKAAPVEYVRVCDTYGAGFYFIPGTDTCLKVGGRVRVDMWYTPAKNAVAHRSTASAAVPAGTFVSSNAVDQNGWYARGIVSMDARTQSAWGTVQTVFTLRLAATSGLANTPPGYTGGVFAAGIASNATIEAAYIRFAGFTVGQAASNFTFLPPFQYHTMFTSGFPNGIRQLAYTATFGGGFSATIALENRAELTNSASVNTLAGNPFTATAATAGPNAQRLPALVGNLRVDQSWGSAMLSAAVLQNSGTFGNAALAVVGNAGPVARSTGWAVSGGVRINLPMIAQGDSVQAWVSYGVGALDYVTNSGINTNPPVSGNFLGGFLRADRNMTLFCVNAACTVGGSEQTKAWSAAAIFTHYWTPSLRSNLIGSYARVTPGSVTRNTAWANGGLSNASVFGVMGSLIWSPVRNFDIGVELTYARLNQSLPLSFPVGLGTLASVSPNNWTGRVRVERTF, encoded by the coding sequence GTGAAACACCTTAAGATGGTACTGGCGAGCAGCGCGGCAGGTCTCCTGTCCGTAGCCGCTGCCCAGGCGGCCGATTTGCCATCGCGCAAAGCCGCCCCTGTTGAATATGTCCGAGTTTGCGACACCTATGGCGCGGGCTTCTACTTCATTCCCGGCACCGACACCTGCTTGAAGGTTGGCGGCCGCGTTCGTGTCGACATGTGGTACACCCCGGCGAAGAACGCCGTTGCGCACCGCTCGACGGCGTCCGCCGCTGTTCCCGCCGGCACGTTCGTCAGCTCGAACGCTGTTGACCAGAACGGCTGGTACGCGCGCGGCATCGTCAGCATGGACGCTCGCACCCAGTCCGCTTGGGGCACCGTGCAGACCGTGTTCACCCTGCGTCTGGCAGCGACCTCCGGCCTGGCCAATACCCCCCCGGGCTACACCGGTGGCGTGTTCGCGGCTGGTATCGCTTCGAACGCGACGATTGAAGCGGCCTACATCCGCTTCGCCGGCTTCACCGTCGGTCAGGCTGCCTCGAACTTCACGTTCCTGCCGCCGTTCCAGTACCACACGATGTTCACCTCGGGCTTCCCGAACGGCATCCGTCAGCTCGCTTATACGGCGACCTTCGGTGGCGGTTTCTCGGCGACCATCGCCTTGGAAAACCGTGCTGAACTGACCAACTCGGCTTCCGTCAACACGCTTGCCGGCAACCCGTTCACCGCTACGGCGGCGACCGCTGGCCCGAACGCGCAGCGTCTGCCGGCCCTCGTTGGTAACCTCCGCGTCGACCAGTCGTGGGGTTCCGCGATGTTGTCCGCCGCGGTTCTGCAGAACAGCGGCACGTTCGGCAACGCGGCTCTCGCGGTTGTCGGCAATGCTGGCCCGGTGGCCCGCAGCACCGGTTGGGCTGTGAGCGGTGGTGTCCGCATCAACCTGCCGATGATCGCCCAAGGCGACAGCGTCCAGGCTTGGGTGTCTTACGGCGTCGGCGCGCTCGACTACGTGACCAACTCCGGCATCAACACGAACCCGCCGGTTTCGGGCAACTTCCTGGGCGGCTTCCTGCGTGCTGACCGCAACATGACCCTGTTCTGCGTGAACGCGGCCTGTACGGTTGGTGGTTCGGAGCAGACCAAGGCTTGGTCGGCTGCGGCGATCTTCACCCACTACTGGACCCCGTCGCTGCGTTCGAACCTGATCGGTTCTTATGCGCGCGTGACCCCGGGTTCGGTCACTCGCAACACGGCATGGGCCAACGGTGGTCTGTCGAACGCCTCCGTGTTCGGTGTCATGGGCAGCCTGATCTGGTCGCCGGTGCGTAACTTCGACATCGGTGTCGAGCTGACCTACGCCCGCCTGAACCAGAGCCTGCCGCTCTCGTTCCCGGTTGGTCTCGGTACCCTGGCTTCGGTCAGCCCGAACAACTGGACGGGTCGTGTTCGCGTCGAGCGCACGTTCTAA
- a CDS encoding porin has product MRFAGSFSIVSASLLLALSAQAASPEPLRPQSPRKATAAEKAGNCDAYGPGFVRLQGSDTCIKVGGRVRVETWYTPGQNAVTQGTTTGR; this is encoded by the coding sequence ATGCGGTTCGCCGGAAGTTTTTCTATCGTTTCGGCATCCTTGCTGCTTGCACTGAGCGCACAGGCGGCAAGTCCGGAACCCCTACGTCCGCAATCGCCACGCAAGGCCACGGCTGCTGAAAAGGCGGGAAATTGCGATGCCTATGGGCCGGGCTTCGTGCGCCTTCAGGGCAGCGATACCTGCATCAAGGTGGGCGGTCGCGTCCGGGTTGAAACCTGGTATACGCCCGGCCAAAACGCTGTGACGCAGGGGACGACCACGGGCCGCTAG
- a CDS encoding porin — protein MTFTKSLLLGSSAALLAVAGAQAADLPSRKAAPVEYVRVCDAYGAGFYWIPGTDTCLKVGGRVRVDMWFTPSKNAVSSRSTGGGTGTFISSNAVDQTGWYARGIVNMDARTQSAWGTVQTVFALRLAAASGLGNTGPGYSGGVFAAGNANSTAIEAAYIRFAGFTVGQAASNFTFLPAFHYGSTWASGFPNGIRQLAYTATFGGGFSATIALENRGELTNSMTANTLGANPFSATGAVTGPVAQRLPALVANLRIDQGWGSAMISGAVLENTATFGNAALAVVGNAGPQVRRTGWAVSGGVKVNLPMLAAGDSVQVWAAYGVGALDYVSSAGVNSNTSISANYLGGFLRMDRNMTLFCVNAACTIGGSEQTRAFNVTGIFTHYWSPSLRSNLIGTYTQIDPGSVTKNTAWSQGGLSKANVWGVMGSLIWSPVRNFDIGVELSYARLNQNLPLSVPAGLGVLANVNPNNWSGRMRVERTF, from the coding sequence ATGACGTTTACCAAGAGCCTATTGCTCGGTTCTTCGGCGGCTTTGCTCGCCGTGGCCGGCGCCCAAGCGGCGGATCTCCCGTCGCGCAAGGCGGCTCCTGTCGAATATGTTCGCGTTTGCGATGCTTATGGCGCGGGCTTTTACTGGATCCCTGGCACCGACACCTGCTTGAAGGTCGGCGGTCGCGTCCGTGTTGATATGTGGTTTACCCCGTCGAAGAATGCGGTCTCCAGCCGCTCGACAGGTGGTGGCACCGGCACGTTCATCAGCTCGAACGCTGTTGATCAGACCGGCTGGTATGCCCGCGGCATCGTCAACATGGACGCCCGCACCCAGTCCGCTTGGGGCACCGTGCAGACCGTGTTCGCGCTGCGTCTGGCAGCGGCTTCCGGCCTCGGCAACACGGGTCCGGGCTATTCCGGCGGCGTGTTCGCGGCTGGTAACGCCAACTCGACGGCGATCGAAGCGGCCTATATCCGCTTCGCCGGCTTCACCGTTGGTCAGGCGGCCTCGAACTTCACGTTCCTGCCGGCCTTTCACTACGGTTCGACCTGGGCCTCGGGCTTCCCGAACGGCATCCGCCAGCTCGCCTATACGGCGACCTTCGGTGGCGGCTTCTCGGCGACCATCGCCCTCGAAAACCGGGGTGAGCTGACCAACTCGATGACCGCCAACACGCTCGGCGCCAACCCGTTCAGCGCCACCGGCGCCGTGACCGGTCCGGTTGCACAGCGTCTGCCGGCGCTCGTCGCCAACCTGCGTATCGATCAGGGCTGGGGTTCGGCCATGATCTCGGGCGCCGTGCTCGAGAACACCGCGACCTTCGGCAATGCAGCGCTTGCGGTTGTCGGCAACGCTGGTCCGCAGGTCCGTCGTACGGGCTGGGCGGTCAGCGGTGGCGTTAAGGTCAACCTGCCGATGCTCGCCGCTGGCGACAGCGTCCAGGTGTGGGCTGCCTACGGTGTCGGCGCGCTCGACTATGTCTCGTCGGCTGGCGTGAACTCCAATACGTCGATCTCCGCCAACTATCTCGGCGGCTTCCTGCGTATGGATCGCAACATGACGCTGTTCTGCGTCAATGCGGCCTGCACGATTGGTGGTTCGGAGCAGACCCGGGCGTTCAACGTGACGGGTATCTTCACCCATTACTGGAGCCCGTCGCTGCGTTCGAACTTGATCGGCACTTACACGCAGATCGATCCGGGCAGCGTCACCAAGAACACCGCCTGGTCGCAGGGTGGTCTGTCCAAGGCCAACGTGTGGGGCGTCATGGGCAGCCTGATCTGGTCGCCGGTGCGTAACTTCGACATCGGTGTCGAACTGTCCTACGCCCGCCTGAACCAGAACCTGCCGTTGTCGGTTCCGGCTGGCCTTGGCGTTCTCGCCAACGTCAACCCGAACAACTGGTCGGGTCGTATGCGCGTCGAGCGCACGTTCTAA
- a CDS encoding porin has product MTLTKSLLFGTSAALLAAAGAQAADLPSRKSAPVEYVRVCDAYGAGFYWIPGTDTCLKVGGRIRVDMWYTPAKNAVSSRSTGGGAGTFISSNGVDQNGWYARGVVNMDARTQSAWGTVQTVFALRLAAASGLANSPPGYSGGVFSAGNANSATIEAAYIRFAGFTVGQAASNFVFLPGYIYHSPMYGGFPNGIRQLAYTATFGGGFSATIALENRGELNLSTTANTLGANPFSPTAATAGPNAQRLPALVGNVRVDQSWGTVMVSGVVMQNNATFGNPALAVVGNAGPSLNRTGWGVSGNVRINLPMLAQGDHIMATVAYGVGTLDYITGIGANANFLNTGSWLGGYLRVDRNLTLYCVNAACTVGGSEQTKAFNVTGMFTHYWTPSLRSVFVVAYTQITPGSVTQNTSWANGGLSKANLWQAAGQLVWSPVRNFDIGVELSYARLQQSLPLSVPVGLGTLANVNPSNWTGRVRVERSF; this is encoded by the coding sequence ATGACGCTCACCAAGAGCCTTCTGTTCGGAACGTCGGCGGCTCTGCTCGCTGCGGCCGGCGCACAGGCCGCAGATTTGCCATCGCGCAAATCCGCCCCTGTCGAATATGTGAGGGTCTGCGACGCCTACGGCGCAGGCTTCTATTGGATTCCGGGCACCGACACCTGCTTGAAGGTCGGCGGCCGTATCCGTGTTGATATGTGGTACACCCCGGCGAAGAATGCGGTCTCCAGCCGCTCGACCGGTGGTGGCGCCGGCACGTTCATCAGCTCGAACGGGGTTGATCAGAACGGCTGGTACGCACGCGGCGTCGTCAACATGGACGCGCGCACCCAGTCCGCCTGGGGCACCGTGCAGACCGTCTTCGCTCTGCGTCTGGCGGCAGCGTCCGGCCTCGCCAACAGCCCTCCGGGCTATTCGGGCGGCGTGTTCTCGGCCGGCAATGCCAACTCAGCGACGATTGAAGCGGCCTACATCCGCTTCGCCGGCTTCACGGTTGGTCAAGCGGCTTCGAACTTCGTCTTCCTGCCGGGCTATATCTATCACTCGCCCATGTACGGCGGCTTCCCGAACGGCATCCGCCAGCTCGCTTATACAGCGACCTTCGGTGGCGGCTTCTCGGCGACTATCGCCCTGGAAAACCGCGGTGAGCTGAATCTGTCCACCACGGCCAACACACTCGGCGCCAATCCGTTCTCGCCGACGGCGGCGACGGCTGGCCCGAACGCGCAGCGGCTGCCGGCTCTCGTCGGTAACGTTCGTGTCGACCAGTCGTGGGGCACCGTCATGGTGTCGGGCGTCGTGATGCAGAACAACGCGACCTTCGGCAATCCGGCGCTCGCGGTGGTCGGCAATGCAGGACCGTCGCTTAATCGCACCGGCTGGGGCGTGAGCGGTAACGTCCGCATCAATCTGCCGATGCTCGCCCAAGGCGACCACATCATGGCGACGGTTGCCTATGGTGTTGGCACGCTCGACTACATCACCGGCATCGGCGCCAACGCCAACTTCCTCAACACGGGCAGCTGGCTTGGTGGCTATCTGCGCGTCGATCGCAATCTGACACTGTATTGCGTGAACGCGGCTTGTACGGTTGGTGGCTCAGAGCAGACCAAAGCGTTCAACGTGACCGGCATGTTCACGCACTACTGGACACCGTCACTGCGGTCGGTCTTCGTGGTGGCGTATACGCAGATCACGCCGGGCAGCGTCACCCAGAACACTTCGTGGGCCAATGGTGGTCTGTCGAAGGCCAATCTGTGGCAGGCCGCTGGCCAGCTCGTCTGGTCGCCGGTGCGCAACTTCGACATCGGTGTCGAACTCTCCTACGCCCGCCTGCAGCAGTCGCTGCCGCTGTCGGTTCCGGTTGGCCTAGGCACGCTCGCCAACGTCAACCCGAGCAACTGGACGGGTCGCGTTCGCGTCGAGCGTTCGTTCTAA
- a CDS encoding porin: MTFTKSLLLGSAAALLAVAGAQAADLPSRKAAPVEYVRVCDAYGAGFYWIPGTDTCLKVGGRVRVDMWYTPAKNAVAHRSTGTAGTFISSNGVDQNGWYARGIVQMDARTQSAWGTVQTVMSLRLHAGSGLSNGNYTTGSFAGGNANSTTLEAAYIRFAGFTIGQASSNFTFLPSWNYHSLFNSSFPSGIRQLAYTATFGGGFSATIALENRGDLPMSMAANTLAANPFTATAATAGPIAQRLPALVANLRVDQSWGSAMLSGVVLENTATFGNANLAVVGNAGPLVRNTGWAVSGGVKINLPMIAAGDSVQVWAGYGVGALDYVVGNGINAGATSTTGNFLGGFLRADRNVTLFCVNAACTIGGSEQTRAFSVAGILTHYWTPSLRSNLLASYARITPGSTTRNTAWANGGLSNATAWNVMGDIIWSPVRNFDIGVELSYARMNQSLPLSAPAGLGTLASVSPSNWTGRVRVERTF; this comes from the coding sequence ATGACATTCACCAAGAGCCTATTGCTCGGTTCAGCGGCGGCCCTGCTCGCCGTGGCCGGTGCGCAGGCAGCGGATCTGCCCTCGCGCAAGGCGGCTCCTGTCGAATACGTGCGGGTTTGCGACGCTTATGGCGCAGGCTTCTATTGGATTCCCGGCACCGACACCTGCTTGAAGGTCGGCGGCCGCGTCCGCGTTGACATGTGGTACACCCCGGCGAAGAACGCCGTTGCGCATCGCTCGACCGGCACCGCCGGCACGTTCATCAGCTCGAACGGCGTCGATCAGAACGGCTGGTACGCTCGCGGCATCGTGCAGATGGATGCCCGCACCCAGTCCGCTTGGGGCACCGTGCAGACGGTCATGAGCCTGCGTCTCCATGCCGGCAGCGGCCTGTCGAACGGCAACTACACCACCGGCAGCTTTGCTGGCGGCAATGCCAACTCCACCACTCTCGAAGCGGCCTATATCCGTTTCGCTGGTTTCACCATCGGTCAGGCGTCGTCGAACTTCACCTTCCTGCCGTCGTGGAACTACCACTCGCTGTTCAACTCGTCGTTCCCGAGCGGCATCCGTCAGCTCGCTTACACGGCGACCTTCGGTGGCGGTTTCTCGGCGACGATCGCGCTTGAAAACCGTGGCGACTTGCCGATGTCGATGGCTGCCAACACGCTCGCCGCCAATCCGTTCACCGCCACGGCGGCGACGGCTGGTCCGATCGCGCAGCGCCTGCCGGCGCTCGTTGCCAACCTGCGCGTCGACCAATCGTGGGGTTCCGCGATGCTGTCGGGTGTCGTGCTCGAGAATACCGCGACTTTCGGCAACGCCAATCTTGCGGTTGTCGGCAATGCCGGTCCGCTCGTGCGTAACACCGGCTGGGCTGTCAGCGGTGGCGTGAAGATCAACCTGCCGATGATCGCCGCTGGCGACAGCGTCCAGGTGTGGGCTGGCTACGGCGTCGGCGCACTCGATTACGTCGTCGGCAACGGCATCAACGCCGGCGCCACCTCGACCACGGGTAACTTCCTCGGCGGCTTCCTGCGTGCCGACCGTAACGTCACGCTGTTCTGCGTGAACGCGGCCTGCACCATCGGTGGTTCGGAACAGACCCGCGCCTTCTCGGTGGCTGGTATCCTGACCCACTACTGGACCCCGTCGCTGCGTTCGAACCTGTTGGCTTCGTATGCGCGCATCACCCCGGGTTCGACGACACGCAACACCGCTTGGGCCAATGGCGGTCTGTCGAACGCCACCGCGTGGAACGTCATGGGCGACATCATCTGGTCGCCGGTGCGTAACTTCGACATCGGTGTCGAACTGTCCTACGCCCGCATGAACCAGAGCCTGCCGCTCTCGGCTCCGGCCGGTCTCGGCACGCTGGCTTCGGTCAGCCCGAGCAACTGGACGGGTCGTGTTCGCGTCGAGCGCACGTTCTAA
- a CDS encoding low molecular weight protein tyrosine phosphatase family protein, with amino-acid sequence MKNVLFVCSQNRLRSPTAEQVFATYPNIEVASAGTNNDAETPLDAELVRWADIIFVMEKAHRGKLQRRFKSDLRARLICLDIPDEYDYMDPRLIEILKTKVPRFLPAAS; translated from the coding sequence ATGAAGAACGTGCTGTTCGTTTGCAGCCAAAACCGATTACGAAGTCCGACCGCCGAGCAGGTGTTTGCCACCTACCCAAATATCGAGGTCGCTTCAGCCGGTACGAACAATGATGCTGAGACCCCTTTGGACGCCGAACTGGTGCGCTGGGCCGACATCATCTTTGTCATGGAGAAGGCCCATCGGGGCAAGCTCCAGCGTCGTTTTAAATCCGACTTACGGGCTCGTCTCATCTGCTTGGATATACCCGACGAGTACGACTACATGGATCCGCGGCTGATCGAGATCCTGAAGACGAAGGTGCCCCGGTTTTTGCCTGCTGCCTCCTAA
- a CDS encoding uracil-DNA glycosylase, producing the protein MAKAAKATALSAGPGRDCPLCPRLMEFRLEARAKEPLWHNAPVPSFGPADARLLIIGLAPGLRGANRTGRPFTGDYAGDLLYATLLDYGFAKGIYEQSPDDSLKLIDCRITNAVRCVPPQNKPTPAEINTCRPFLNATLADNPRLEAIVALGRIAHESLLRTVGAKLASHPFGHGAQHALQLANGRSVRLYDSYHCSRYNTNTGVLTPKMFQQVFAAVRAALP; encoded by the coding sequence ATGGCCAAAGCTGCGAAAGCGACAGCCCTCAGCGCCGGGCCCGGGCGGGATTGTCCGCTCTGCCCCCGACTGATGGAGTTTCGCCTTGAAGCGCGGGCGAAAGAACCGCTGTGGCACAATGCGCCGGTGCCGAGCTTTGGCCCCGCCGACGCGCGCTTGCTGATCATTGGCCTGGCGCCCGGGCTGCGCGGCGCCAACCGCACGGGCCGACCGTTCACCGGCGACTATGCTGGCGATCTGCTCTACGCCACTTTGCTCGACTACGGCTTCGCCAAAGGCATCTACGAGCAAAGCCCCGACGACAGCCTGAAACTGATCGATTGCCGGATCACCAATGCGGTGCGCTGCGTGCCGCCGCAGAACAAGCCGACCCCGGCCGAGATCAACACCTGCCGGCCCTTTCTCAACGCCACCCTCGCCGACAATCCGCGTCTCGAAGCCATCGTCGCCCTCGGGCGGATCGCCCATGAGAGCCTGCTGCGGACCGTGGGCGCCAAGCTCGCGTCACATCCCTTCGGCCATGGCGCGCAACATGCGCTGCAACTGGCGAACGGCCGCAGCGTGCGCCTCTACGACAGCTATCATTGCTCCCGCTACAACACGAACACCGGTGTGCTGACGCCAAAGATGTTCCAACAGGTCTTCGCCGCCGTCCGCGCTGCCCTGCCCTGA
- a CDS encoding NYN domain-containing protein: MANDERIALFIDGANLYATAKTLGFDIDYKKLLKEFQTRGRLIRAFYYTALVEDQEYSSIRPLIDWLDYNGFSVVTKPTKEFVDSLGRRKVKGNMDIELAVDAMEMAGFIDHMILFSGDGDFRSLVEAVQRRGVRVSVVSTVTTHPPMVADELRRQADEFVDLISLIQKVGREQTERPQRPVGERRPMPVGPASHPLDDPDS; this comes from the coding sequence ATGGCAAACGACGAACGGATTGCACTATTTATTGATGGCGCCAATCTTTATGCGACCGCGAAAACGCTCGGCTTCGACATCGATTACAAAAAGTTGCTGAAAGAATTCCAGACGCGAGGCCGCCTGATCCGGGCCTTCTACTATACGGCGCTGGTCGAAGATCAAGAATACTCCTCGATTCGCCCGCTGATCGATTGGCTCGACTACAACGGCTTTTCGGTGGTCACCAAGCCGACGAAGGAATTCGTCGATTCCCTCGGCCGCCGCAAGGTCAAGGGCAATATGGACATCGAGCTCGCAGTCGACGCCATGGAAATGGCCGGCTTCATCGATCACATGATCCTGTTTTCTGGCGATGGCGATTTCCGCTCGCTGGTCGAAGCCGTACAGCGCCGCGGTGTGCGCGTCTCGGTGGTCTCCACTGTCACCACCCACCCGCCCATGGTGGCGGACGAACTGCGCCGCCAGGCCGACGAATTCGTCGATCTCATCTCGCTCATCCAGAAGGTCGGCCGCGAGCAGACCGAGCGCCCGCAGCGCCCCGTTGGTGAGCGGCGGCCGATGCCCGTTGGCCCTGCCAGCCATCCTCTGGACGACCCCGACAGCTGA
- the rpoZ gene encoding DNA-directed RNA polymerase subunit omega codes for MARVTVEDCIDKVENRFDLVLVASHRARMIASGQPITIDRDRDKNPVVALREIADGTLQPEDLREDLIHSLQKHVEVDEPEAEVVPALAPAGEQSDGSGDVQFDRMTEEDLLRGLEGLVPPAETEEDAE; via the coding sequence ATGGCCCGCGTCACCGTCGAAGATTGTATCGACAAGGTAGAAAACCGCTTTGATCTGGTGCTCGTCGCCAGCCATCGCGCTCGTATGATTGCGTCCGGCCAGCCGATCACCATTGATCGCGACCGTGACAAAAACCCGGTCGTGGCGCTGCGCGAGATCGCCGACGGCACCTTGCAGCCCGAGGATCTCAGGGAAGATCTGATTCACTCGCTGCAGAAGCACGTCGAAGTCGACGAGCCGGAGGCCGAGGTCGTGCCGGCGCTGGCGCCGGCTGGCGAGCAGAGCGATGGGTCCGGCGACGTTCAGTTCGATCGCATGACCGAAGAAGACCTGCTGCGGGGCCTCGAAGGCCTGGTGCCCCCGGCCGAAACCGAAGAAGACGCTGAATAA
- a CDS encoding bifunctional (p)ppGpp synthetase/guanosine-3',5'-bis(diphosphate) 3'-pyrophosphohydrolase, which translates to MMRQYELVDRVRKYNPQADEDLLNRAYVYAMKAHGAQKRASGDPYFSHPLEVAAILTGLRLDDATIVAAVLHDTIEDTASTREEIDQLFGEEIGRLVEGLTKLKRLDLVSKQAEQAENFRRMLLAVADDIRVLLVKLADRLHNMRTLQYVPPEKRRRIAQETLDIYAPLAGRMGMQAMRDELENLSFRTLMPDAAVMIDERLDVLRRSNGELIKRIEKELSDALSDRGITTDVKGREKTPYSIWRKMERKSIGFEQLSDIFGFRVIAPTIEDCYRVVGVVHTRWPNVPGRFKDYISTPKQNDYRSIHTTVVGPGSQRVELQVRTREMNEVADNGIAAHALYKDGHTVDTERLSSESRAYAWLRRTIDALNQGDTPEDFLEHTKLELFHDQVFCFSPKGRLIALPRGATPIDFAYAVHTDVGNHAVGARINGHIAPLLSELQNGDEVQIVTAEGQTPPPAWESLVVTGKARAAIRRATRDAVREQYSGLGRQIVTRAFERSGKTYSDDRLKTALPRLARQSVEDVLAAVGRGEMYSGDVVKAIYPDVALDRPVARTAKSAKGKKTANGTAPGTLAADQGTGIPIRGLRGDLPVSFAPNGGAVPGDRIVGILTPGEGVVIYPIQSPALTQFDDQPERWLDVRWDVESASGSLFPVRLLISVINEPGALGNVATVIGETGANIDSVDIAKHSDDVRDLMLDIEVHDLKHLNALIAQLKAQNVVSRVERVNG; encoded by the coding sequence ATGATGAGGCAATACGAGCTCGTCGACCGGGTGCGGAAGTACAATCCGCAGGCCGACGAGGATCTGCTTAACAGAGCTTACGTCTATGCGATGAAGGCGCATGGAGCGCAGAAGCGCGCGTCGGGCGACCCCTATTTTTCGCATCCGCTCGAAGTTGCCGCCATCCTCACCGGCCTGCGCCTGGACGATGCCACCATCGTCGCCGCGGTCTTGCACGACACGATCGAAGACACGGCCTCGACGCGCGAAGAGATCGATCAACTCTTCGGCGAGGAGATTGGCCGGCTTGTCGAAGGCCTGACCAAGCTGAAGCGGCTCGATCTGGTTTCCAAACAGGCCGAGCAGGCGGAAAATTTCCGCCGCATGCTGTTGGCGGTCGCCGACGACATCCGCGTGCTGTTGGTGAAGCTCGCCGACCGCCTGCACAATATGCGCACCCTGCAATATGTGCCGCCCGAGAAGCGTCGGCGCATCGCCCAGGAGACGCTCGACATCTATGCGCCGCTCGCCGGCCGCATGGGTATGCAGGCGATGCGTGACGAACTGGAGAACCTGTCGTTTCGCACGTTGATGCCGGACGCAGCCGTCATGATCGACGAGCGGTTGGACGTGTTGCGGCGTTCCAACGGTGAGCTGATCAAGCGCATTGAAAAGGAATTGTCCGACGCGTTGAGCGATCGTGGCATCACCACGGACGTGAAGGGACGCGAGAAGACGCCCTATTCGATCTGGCGCAAGATGGAACGCAAGTCGATCGGCTTCGAGCAGCTGTCGGATATTTTTGGCTTCCGCGTCATCGCGCCGACGATCGAGGATTGCTATCGCGTGGTCGGTGTCGTCCACACGCGTTGGCCGAACGTGCCGGGTCGGTTCAAGGACTATATCTCGACCCCGAAGCAGAACGACTATCGTTCCATCCACACCACCGTGGTCGGTCCCGGCAGCCAGCGCGTCGAGCTGCAGGTGCGCACGCGCGAGATGAACGAAGTCGCGGATAACGGCATTGCCGCCCATGCGCTCTATAAGGACGGCCATACGGTCGATACCGAGCGGCTGTCGAGTGAAAGCCGTGCTTATGCGTGGCTGCGGCGCACCATCGACGCGCTCAACCAGGGCGATACGCCGGAAGACTTTCTCGAGCACACCAAGCTCGAATTGTTCCACGACCAGGTGTTCTGTTTCTCGCCGAAGGGCCGGCTGATCGCGCTGCCGCGTGGCGCGACGCCGATCGACTTCGCTTATGCGGTGCATACCGACGTCGGCAATCACGCGGTCGGCGCGCGCATCAACGGCCATATCGCGCCACTGCTGTCGGAACTGCAGAACGGCGACGAAGTGCAGATCGTGACGGCGGAAGGCCAGACGCCGCCGCCGGCTTGGGAATCCCTCGTCGTCACCGGCAAGGCGCGCGCCGCCATTCGTCGCGCCACGCGCGATGCGGTGCGTGAGCAGTATTCAGGCCTCGGCCGCCAGATCGTCACGCGCGCTTTCGAGCGCAGCGGCAAGACCTATTCCGACGATCGGCTCAAGACGGCGCTGCCGCGGCTGGCGCGCCAGAGCGTTGAAGATGTGCTGGCGGCGGTGGGTCGTGGCGAAATGTATTCGGGCGATGTGGTGAAGGCGATCTATCCCGATGTCGCCCTCGACCGTCCGGTGGCGCGCACCGCCAAGTCAGCCAAAGGCAAGAAGACAGCGAATGGGACAGCGCCGGGCACCTTGGCCGCCGACCAGGGGACGGGCATTCCGATCCGTGGCCTGCGCGGCGATCTGCCGGTGAGCTTCGCGCCCAACGGCGGCGCGGTCCCCGGCGATCGCATCGTCGGCATCCTGACGCCAGGCGAGGGGGTCGTCATCTATCCGATCCAGTCGCCGGCACTGACGCAGTTCGACGACCAGCCGGAACGTTGGCTCGACGTGCGCTGGGACGTGGAGAGCGCGTCGGGCAGTCTGTTTCCCGTGCGCCTCCTTATTTCTGTCATCAACGAACCGGGCGCGCTCGGTAATGTCGCCACAGTCATTGGCGAAACTGGCGCCAATATCGACTCCGTTGATATCGCCAAGCATTCCGACGATGTCCGCGATTTGATGCTGGATATTGAAGTGCACGATTTGAAACATCTCAACGCACTGATCGCGCAGTTGAAGGCGCAGAACGTCGTCTCGCGCGTTGAGCGGGTGAATGGCTGA